A part of Aegilops tauschii subsp. strangulata cultivar AL8/78 chromosome 2, Aet v6.0, whole genome shotgun sequence genomic DNA contains:
- the LOC109768488 gene encoding desmethyl-deoxy-podophyllotoxin synthase-like encodes MEFYYHILLALVPLLYLLIRWFRRHRGLRLPPGPWQLPVIGSLHHLGGDLPHRTIRDLSRRHGPVMFLKLGGIPVVVASSREAAEDVMRTNDAVLASRPQTPTVKLLTKQRHDIVLAKNGEHWRQLRKICVHELLSARRVQSFRPIREQEAMRLVQAVAASSAASDSDSVNLDKLLAAHVNDVIVRAVVGDGEVDDRETLLRLIAKAIELVGSFRLADIFPSSRIARALSSRAMHRVEVYVDEIFTFMDGIISQHMDRRSSMPHQNQHPDKDLIDVLLRVQEENSLRLPISKGTIKGVLFDLLSAGSETATSVLCWAMAELMRNPAIMSRAQSEVREAFVGQMKVTEEGLGKLSYLQCVIKETLRLHTPGPFGLPRESQEACRVMGYDVPKGTMVLVNAWAISRDPEYWDEPEMFKPERFVTDMRDFKGRDYEFTPFGAGRRICPGMLFGVASIDLALAHLLFYFDWNLMEGKTPSELDMTETMGITAGRKEELWLKPTLQASFDSVN; translated from the exons ATGGAGTTCTACTATCACATCCTACTCGCTCTCGTCCCCCTCCTGTACCTGCTTATAAGATGGTTCCGCCGTCATCGTGGCCTGCGGCTCCCGCCGGGCCCATGGCAACTCCCCGTCATCGGTAGCCTCCACCACCTCGGCGGCGACCTTCCACACCGCACGATACGCGATCTCTCACGCCGCCATGGGCCTGTGATGTTCCTCAAGCTGGGAGGGATCCCGGTTGTTGTCGCCTCTTCCCGCGAGGCTGCTGAGGATGTGATGAGGACCAACGACGCCGTGCTTGCGTCCAGGCCGCAGACGCCGACGGTGAAGCTCCTCACCAAGCAAAGGCACGACATCGTGCTAGCCAAAAACGGCGAACATTGGCGGCAGCTCCGCAAGATCTGCGTGCACGAGCTTCTGAGCGCCAGGCGCGTCCAGTCCTTCCGGCCCATCCGTGAGCAGGAGGCCATGCGGCTCGTCCAGGCGGTGGCcgcctcgtcggcggcctcggaCTCCGACAGTGTGAACCTCGACAAACTGCTCGCCGCACATGTGAACGATGTGATTGTGCGGGCCGTCGtgggcgacggcgaggtcgaTGACCGGGAAACTTTGTTGCGACTCATCGCCAAGGCCATCGAGTTGGTAGGAAGCTTTCGCCTGGCTGACATATTTCCGTCGTCACGCATAGCACGTGCCCTCAGCTCCAGGGCTATGCATAGGGTTGAGGTCTATGTGGACGAGATATTTACATTCATGGATGGTATCATAAGTCAACACATGGACAGAAGAAGCTCGATGCCCCATCAGAATCAGCATCCGGATAAGGACCTCATAGATGTTCTCTTGAGGGTTCAAGAGGAAAACAGCCTTCGGCTCCCTATTTCCAAGGGTACAATCAAGGGCGTTCTTTTC GATCTTTTATCCGCGGGGAGTGAAACGGCGACATCGGTGCTTTGCTGGGCCATGGCAGAGCTGATGAGGAACCCGGCCATCATGTCCAGGGCGCAGTCTGAGGTAAGAGAGGCCTTCGTGGGACAAATGAAAGTAACTGAGGAGGGCCTGGGAAAACTGAGCTATTTGCAGTGTGTCATCAAAGAGACGTTGAGGCTGCACACTCCTGGACCATTTGGGCTGCCAAGAGAGAGCCAAGAAGCATGCCGTGTCATGGGATATGATGTGCCTAAGGGGACAATGGTGCTTGTGAATGCATGGGCAATATCCAGGGACCCAGAGTACTGGGACGAGCCAGAAATGTTCAAACCAGAGAGGTTTGTGACCGACATGAGAGATTTCAAAGGGCGTGACTACGAGTTCACGCCGTTTGGTGCTGGACGACGAATCTGCCCTGGAATGTTGTTTGGCGTTGCAAGTATCGATCTAGCTCTCGCACATCTCCTCTTCTATTTTGACTGGAATCTCATGGAGGGCAAGACACCTAGTGAATTGGATATGACTGAAACTATGGGAATCACCGCAGGGAGGAAAGAGGAACTTTGGCTAAAACCAACACTACAGGCTTCTTTTGATTCAGTGAACTAG